The Nitrospirota bacterium genome includes a window with the following:
- a CDS encoding TCR/Tet family MFS transporter, with translation MTIAPSVTPTQPRQAAILFILITVMLDVLSFGIIIPVLPKLVEDFMGGDTAQAAVMYGLMGTAWALMQFVCSPIQGALSDRFGRRPVVLLSNLGLGLDYIFMALAPSVTWLFVGRAISGIASSSFSTAGAYITDVTPPEKRAAGFGMIGAAFGLGFVLGPAVGGLLGVIDPRLPFWGAAATSLVNACYGFFVLPESLPREKRMAFAWKRANPVGSLVLLRSHRELFSLAAVVFLGYLAHAILPSVAVLYVGYRYGWDATAIGFMLAGSGVSTMLVQGVLIKPLTRWVGERRTLLMGLGCGAIGFSVYGFAPNGWIYCAGIPVMAFWGMAGPSAQFFMTRRVSASEQGQLQGAIASLSGIAGLIGPSLFTQTFAFFIRSDSSLSTQDSTLSTSLHFPGAPFLLASVLLLLAMALAWRATRPAD, from the coding sequence GTGACGATCGCTCCATCTGTTACACCGACTCAGCCGCGGCAAGCCGCGATCCTCTTCATCCTCATCACCGTCATGCTCGACGTGCTCTCGTTCGGGATCATCATTCCCGTCTTGCCGAAGCTCGTCGAGGACTTCATGGGGGGCGATACGGCGCAGGCGGCCGTGATGTACGGCCTCATGGGCACGGCCTGGGCGCTCATGCAGTTCGTCTGTTCGCCGATTCAAGGCGCGCTCTCGGATCGTTTCGGGCGGCGGCCGGTCGTGCTGCTGTCGAATCTCGGCCTCGGCCTCGACTACATCTTCATGGCACTCGCGCCGAGCGTGACCTGGCTCTTCGTGGGTCGGGCCATTTCCGGCATCGCCTCATCCAGCTTCAGCACCGCCGGCGCCTATATCACCGATGTGACGCCGCCGGAGAAACGAGCCGCCGGCTTCGGGATGATCGGTGCGGCTTTCGGCTTAGGCTTTGTGCTTGGCCCTGCAGTGGGCGGTTTGCTTGGGGTGATCGACCCGCGTCTCCCGTTCTGGGGCGCAGCGGCGACCAGCCTGGTGAACGCCTGTTACGGATTTTTCGTTCTGCCTGAATCGCTCCCGCGCGAGAAACGTATGGCCTTTGCATGGAAGCGGGCCAATCCGGTCGGCTCGCTCGTACTCCTCCGGTCGCACCGCGAACTCTTCAGCCTGGCAGCCGTCGTGTTCCTCGGCTATCTCGCGCATGCGATCTTGCCCAGTGTTGCTGTGCTCTATGTGGGGTATCGCTATGGCTGGGATGCGACAGCGATCGGCTTCATGCTGGCCGGGTCCGGTGTCAGTACGATGCTGGTGCAGGGTGTCCTGATCAAGCCTCTGACTAGGTGGGTCGGGGAGCGCAGGACCTTGCTGATGGGATTGGGCTGCGGAGCCATCGGGTTTTCGGTATATGGTTTTGCACCCAACGGGTGGATCTATTGTGCTGGTATTCCGGTCATGGCCTTCTGGGGCATGGCTGGTCCGTCCGCGCAGTTCTTTATGACCCGCCGCGTGAGCGCCTCGGAACAGGGCCAGCTCCAAGGGGCCATTGCGAGCCTCTCCGGTATCGCCGGTCTCATCGGACCAAGTCTCTTCACGCAAACCTTCGCCTTCTTCATCCGTTCAGACTCCTCTCTCAGCACTCAGGATTCAACGCTCAGCACGTCCCTGCATTTCCCCGGCGCGCCGTTTCTGCTCGCGTCCGTTTTATTGCTGCTTGCCATGGCACTGGCCTGGAGGGCCACGAGGCCAGCCGATTGA
- a CDS encoding SDR family oxidoreductase, whose amino-acid sequence MHRLKDKVAIVTGSSSGIGKAIALRFGAEGAKVVVTARRMALCEQTVVQIVKSGGEAWAIQTDVADERQVERLVHETVTRYGRLDILVNNAGGIAGGRLAETTTKAFDEVLNVNLRGTFFCCRAGFTQMKQQGGGTIINMSSVAGLQAWAGTGAYSASKHGVQALTKSLADEGRPHHIKVSAICPSGVADELVDAPPDEILRSEKIDPFDIAETAVYLATLGKYSVVHQIVIDRLGADW is encoded by the coding sequence ATGCACCGGCTCAAAGACAAAGTCGCGATTGTGACTGGCAGCAGCAGCGGCATCGGCAAGGCGATCGCACTACGGTTTGGGGCCGAAGGGGCGAAAGTCGTCGTGACGGCTAGGCGGATGGCGCTCTGCGAACAGACGGTCGTACAGATTGTGAAAAGTGGTGGCGAGGCTTGGGCTATTCAGACCGACGTGGCCGATGAGCGCCAGGTGGAACGGCTGGTCCATGAGACGGTCACGCGTTATGGGCGGCTCGACATTCTCGTGAACAATGCAGGGGGCATCGCGGGCGGGCGGCTCGCCGAAACGACGACCAAGGCGTTTGACGAGGTCTTGAACGTGAATCTGCGCGGCACGTTTTTTTGTTGCCGGGCGGGATTCACACAGATGAAGCAGCAGGGCGGAGGCACCATCATCAATATGTCGAGCGTCGCCGGATTACAGGCCTGGGCCGGCACCGGTGCCTATAGCGCCTCGAAGCACGGGGTTCAGGCGTTGACAAAATCGCTGGCCGACGAAGGCCGGCCCCATCACATTAAAGTCAGTGCCATCTGTCCCAGCGGCGTGGCAGACGAACTCGTCGATGCGCCGCCGGATGAGATTCTCCGGAGCGAGAAGATCGATCCCTTCGATATTGCGGAGACCGCCGTCTACTTGGCGACCTTGGGGAAATATTCCGTGGTGCATCAGATCGTTATCGATCGACTGGGCGCCGACTGGTGA
- a CDS encoding FAD-binding oxidoreductase, translating to MSVETFTAQVESVTHLTQDVCELDLRLIEPKSITFKPGQFISFEMPHPQTGRLMTRAYSIASQPSRSDVITLLFNLVPGGAGSGFLFDLKVGDKTSFKGPAGSFYLREDPGRDFLFIASGTGITPIRSMLLANAECPDPRPATLFWGLRSQRDLYYQHELAELAKRNPTLTVVTTLSRPEPGWSGPSGRVLRLIEERIASVKDLAVYLCGNSAMIAEAKALLQQKGLCPIYREKYYDDTGAPED from the coding sequence ATGTCGGTCGAAACCTTTACCGCGCAAGTCGAGTCGGTCACGCATCTCACGCAGGACGTGTGCGAGCTTGATTTGCGATTGATCGAGCCGAAGTCCATCACGTTCAAGCCCGGTCAGTTCATCTCCTTCGAGATGCCGCATCCGCAGACCGGTCGTCTCATGACGCGGGCCTATTCTATCGCCTCGCAGCCCAGCCGCTCCGACGTCATTACCCTGCTGTTCAATCTCGTGCCGGGCGGAGCGGGCTCAGGATTTCTGTTCGACCTCAAGGTGGGGGATAAGACATCCTTTAAGGGACCGGCGGGGAGTTTCTATCTGAGAGAGGATCCGGGGCGCGATTTCCTGTTCATCGCCAGCGGCACCGGTATCACGCCGATCCGGTCTATGTTGCTGGCGAATGCGGAATGTCCCGATCCGAGACCGGCCACTTTGTTCTGGGGCCTGCGCAGCCAGCGGGACCTGTATTATCAGCATGAGTTGGCCGAATTGGCTAAACGGAATCCGACTCTTACCGTCGTCACGACATTGTCCCGTCCCGAACCTGGCTGGTCGGGTCCCTCAGGCCGCGTTCTCAGATTGATCGAAGAGCGAATCGCGTCAGTCAAGGATCTGGCCGTCTATCTCTGTGGGAATAGCGCCATGATCGCCGAGGCCAAGGCATTGCTGCAGCAAAAAGGCCTCTGCCCCATCTACCGAGAAAAGTACTATGACGATACAGGCGCACCGGAGGATTAA